A single region of the Lycium barbarum isolate Lr01 chromosome 2, ASM1917538v2, whole genome shotgun sequence genome encodes:
- the LOC132627571 gene encoding classical arabinogalactan protein 5-like, with the protein MAYSKMIVAFMFALIAGCAIAQAPGASPVASPTTTPVATPPTAIVTPASAPSVSPAASSPSDSPMGSPPAPPTAETPASSPSGVAGAPSIGANPSGSPTGSPSGASFNRVAVAGSAFVAVFAASLMF; encoded by the coding sequence ATGGCTTACTCAAAGATGATAGTAGCTTTCATGTTCGCTTTGATCGCTGGATGTGCTATTGCTCAAGCACCAGGAGCATCTCCAGTAGCttcaccaacaacaacaccagtTGCAACACCACCAACAGCAATTGTTACACCAGCATCAGCTCCTTCAGTATCACCTGCTGCTAGTTCACCTTCAGATTCTCCAATGGGATCTCCACCAGCTCCACCAACTGCTGAGACTCCAGCATCTTCTCCTTCCGGTGTTGCTGGTGCTCCATCCATTGGCGCTAATCCTAGCGGTTCTCCAACTGGTTCCCCTAGTGGTGCTTCCTTCAACAGAGTCGCTGTTGCTGGATCTGCTTTCGTAGCGGTCTTCGCTGCATCTTTGATGTTTTAG
- the LOC132629009 gene encoding basic blue protein-like, whose translation MAMKLFCSFVIVSMMLNVSPSLATPYGKYRVGNDRGWRTFNTDISTWTDGKEFHVGDSLLFVYNGALTNVVQTSLGGYGSCDLSADNILFQDASGETTFTFTQPGEYYFTSSMFNDCSSNLRLIANVK comes from the exons ATGGCTATGAAGCTGTTTTGCTCGTTTGTGATTGTGAGCATGATGCTTAATGTCAGCCCCAGCTTGGCAACGCCTTACGGCAAATATAGAGTTGGTAACGACCGTGGTTGGAGAACCTTTAATACTGATATATCTACATGGACTGATGGAAAAGAGTTTCACGTCGGTGACTCCCTTT TGTTCGTCTACAACGGAGCACTCACCAATGTTGTTCAAACGAGCTTGGGGGGTTATGGATCTTGTGATCTCTCGGCTGATAATATATTGTTCCAAGATGCTAGTGGGGAGACTACATTTACTTTTACCCAGCCTGGAGAATACTATTTTACCTCTTCAATGTTCAATGACTGCTCCTCAAATCTTAGGCTGATTGCCAATGTGAAATGA